The DNA window GGTTCGCCAGTATCGCCGTGCCCGGCATGGCCGGCTTCATCGGGGAGTTCAGCATCCTGCTCGGCGCGTACCAGGTGTTCCCCTGGCTGGCGTTCATCGCGGGTGTCACCACCATCGCCGCCGCCGCGTACGCCCTGACCGCCTTCCAGACGACCTTCTGGCAGGCCCGGCCCGCCGGGGCCGTCCGCGTGCCGGACCTCGTGCACACCGAGTGGCTGATCCTGACCCTGCCGCTGGCCGTGGCCGTCCTGTTCGGCGTGTACTCCGCACCCGCCCTGAACCTCATGCAGCCCGCCGTGCGCGCCGTCCTGAGCGCCCTGGGAGGCAACTGACATGCTCCAGCCACCCGAAGTCACCCTGACGCCGCTGCTGCCCGTCCTGATCGTGCTGGCCGGGGCGCTGTCCAGCACCCTGCTGGGCTTCTGGGTCAGCCGCCGCACCCTGACCTTCATCAACCTCGCCGCCACGCTGCTCTCGGCCATCAGCCTCGGCACCCTCTGGAACCGGGGCGTCAGCTCGTTCGGCGGCAGCCTCCAGGCCGACAACGCCGCGCTGCTGCTGGCCTTCGTGATCCTGACCGGCACCCTCATGACCCTGCTCGTCACGCTCGACACCGCCTGGCGCGCCCGCGTGTCCTTCCCGGAATTCGACGCGATGCTCATGTACGCCGTGACCGGCTGCCTGCTGATCGCTTTTTCCGGCGACCTGATCGTCCTGCTGATCGGCCTGGAAATCATGAGCCTCAGCTCCTACGTGCTCGCCACCCTGCAGGGCTCCCGCCGCGCCGAGGAAAGCGGCCTGAAGTACTTCCTGCTCGGCGCGGCCGGCAGCGCCGTCCTGATCTACGGCATCGCCTTCGTGTACGGCGCGACCGGCAGCCTGAAGTACGCCGCGATCTCCGAGAAGGCCAGCGTCCTGACACCCGAGAACACCGGCATCCTGGTCGGCGGGGCGCTGCTGCTGCTGTGCGGCTTCGCGTTCAAGGTCGCGCTGGCCCCCTTCCACCAGTGGACGCCGGACGTGTACGGCGGCGCGCCCACCAGCGTCAGCCTGTTCCTGAGCACCGTCGTGAAGGTCGCCGCGTTCGCCGGGATGCTGCGCGTCTTTTCCGGCGCGCTGAACGGCGCGCCCGGCTGGCACTCCGTCCTGCAGGTCCTGATCGCCGCGACCCTGATCGTCGGGAACCTCGCCGCGCTGCGCCAGATGAACTTCAAACGCATGCTGGCGTACTC is part of the Deinococcus depolymerans genome and encodes:
- a CDS encoding NADH-quinone oxidoreductase subunit N, whose product is MLQPPEVTLTPLLPVLIVLAGALSSTLLGFWVSRRTLTFINLAATLLSAISLGTLWNRGVSSFGGSLQADNAALLLAFVILTGTLMTLLVTLDTAWRARVSFPEFDAMLMYAVTGCLLIAFSGDLIVLLIGLEIMSLSSYVLATLQGSRRAEESGLKYFLLGAAGSAVLIYGIAFVYGATGSLKYAAISEKASVLTPENTGILVGGALLLLCGFAFKVALAPFHQWTPDVYGGAPTSVSLFLSTVVKVAAFAGMLRVFSGALNGAPGWHSVLQVLIAATLIVGNLAALRQMNFKRMLAYSAVAHTGFLAMALLGTPQAGGAALAYYLLVYTLMTAAALAIVAALQRSEEGFSITDMRGLYYRHPAYAVALAVCLASLAGLPPFAGFFGKYLVFQAAFQNGYEWLSVLAALTSVAALVYYLRPAALMFMPDRTPAREYGLGQRAPTTLAVALGVVGVTALGLLPNIWYGWVANPAIWTLLVGR